Genomic DNA from uncultured Desulfuromusa sp.:
GTCCTAATCCTCGAGCGGCAAGGGACAGTATAGGCATGTGATCAAGGCTGCCCAACCAGACTAATGCAGCCGAAACAAAAAAACGTGCGGCTGATCAGCAGCGTTAGCCTTTAGAAATAAAGAATATGAAATTCATTGACTGCAATTACAGCGAACACTCACAAGAAATACTTGAAATCCTAAACGAGTCGATCATTAACTCAACAGCGTTATATGATTACCGACCAAGAACAATTGAAAGCATAAAGGAATGGTTCGACTCGAAAGAGGCAAAACACTACCCTGTCATAGGTGTGGTTGCCGGTAATGGCGTGCTAATGGGATTTGCAACATTTGGTGCATTTAGAAATTGGCCAGCATATAAATACGCCGTCGAACACTCCGTGTATGTGCACAAAGACCACCACAAAAAAGGAGTGGCCTCAAAACTCATGGCACACCTGATTAAAAAAGCCGAAACACTTCAATATCACACCATCATTGGAGGTATCGACGTAGAAAATACTGCCAGCATCAAACTGCATGAAAAATTTGGTTTTAAGCATGTAGGTACGCTGGAACAAGTCGGTTTCAAATTTGGACGGTGGCTTGACCTGGCATTTTATCAACTCATTTTGCAAACACCAGCAGAACCCAAAGAAGGCTAACCCTTATCAAGCCCCCGGAGGTCAAGGGTAAATATGTCCCTAACACGGATTAATAGTTTTACCGTTCTTTGACAAGCAACTGATCAAATTTAACTATCCGGTTTCCAAGAATTCCGCAAGAATTCCGGGGACATAATACCAATTTCAGGAAATGAGTATTATGTCCCCGGAAATATGACCGGAAATATGCAGTTATTCAGACCTCCATGGATGCCCCGCATAGAGAGCCATGACCGAGGACAAAGACGATTCCTTCAGCAGCACAAAGATCGGCCAGCCAGAGTACCAGGAAAACATGCACTCGCAGCCGACAACGAGGCGTTCACGATAAGGTTTGATCAGACGTAAGAAAACTTTCGGTTTGGTGGGAATGTTCTTATGAACGACCACTTCACCGACAGCATTCAGAACACAGACATACATGGCATCGGCATGAAGATCGATACCACATAATGATGCTGTTTGTGTAGAATCTCATAGTGCAGGCTCCTTTCTTTGAAAGAGTTAGTCTGTACTCAAAGGATAGCGGATGGTCCGTTATCTATGGAGGGGGCCTGCACTAGTATCAAAACGCTGGAGAGGGACCGGGCTACCTGCGCGGCGGTTTGGAAAGTAGCTGGTTCAGGAAAATTTACCTTTTATTTGAGCTTCTGGGGTTTAAAAGCCTGGCCTTTCAGCTCCCTGCTAGGCAGCAAAAATAAAAATGAACTTAATCGTTGTTTCAGACATATTCGGGAAAACAGAATCGATAAACAAATTAACAGCACAGCTATCGCCCTTTTACAGTGAAGTGACGGTAATTGATCCTTACGAGGGGCAAAATATTAGTTTCGAAAAAGAAGAACATGCATATCGGCATTTTCAGCAAAATTGCGGTATTAAAAAACTAACGACCCTACTCGAAAAGGAAGCAATAAATTCAAAAGGGAAAATAGACATAATCGGTTTCAGTGTCGGCGGATCATCAGCGTGGGAAATTTCAGGAAAAGATATTTCTACAAACATAAGAAACGTGGTGTCTTTCTACAGCTCAAGAATTCGGGAAAAGACAAATGTTTCCCCAAAATGTTCAACTAGCTTAATCTTTCCAGCAACAGAAAAAAGCTTCGACCTGGAACCGGTCATTCAAGCAGTTGAAAACAAGCAAAACGTTGAAGTTATCCGCACAAACTATCTTCACGGGTTTATGAACAGTGAATCAAAAAACTTCTCTGAAACGGGCTACAAATATTTCAGCGACTGGTTGGCTAAAAAAGCTCCCTAATAACAAGTTAGGTGTCAAAATAGAAAAAGGAACCAAAATATGTCGCTGCTGATACAAGAAATTCCGACTACTGATGCGCCAATGAAACTTCTATTACTCGCGGATCCTTCTGAGGAGAAGATTCGCTCCTATTTGCCGGAATCAAAGTGCTTTGTCGCCATAAGCAGTGAGATTGTTATGGGGGCATGCGTAGTCAAACCCCGAGGGTCTGGTGTGCATGAGCTTATGAGTATCGCGGTACACCCAGATTATCAACAATCCGGCAATGGCACCGCACTTCTGAAATGGGTTATCGATTTCTTTCAGAGAGCTGGCGCTAGCCAGTTGGAAGTGGGCACAGGTACATTTGGCTACCAACTTTCTTTTTACCAAAGGCAAGGCTTTCGGGTTACAAGCATTGACCGAGATTTTTTCCTTGAAAATTACGACGAACCAATCTTTGAAAATGGTATTCAGCTTATGGACATGTTGCGTCTTACCATTAGGTATAGCAAAGATATTGTATAATAAGGCTTTTGCTGCGGCGCGCAAAAAGCCGTGCCCGCTGACTGGAAGGAGGGGCAAGTCTACGGTTGACGTATTGTGATCACTTGGTAATCCAACTCAGTGTCGAGACCATGACGCATGGAGGATCCATAGGGGGCCGTTGTTGCTTGACCCATGTGTTGAGTTAGAATAAAGATGTTTTTATGATCAGATCCCTTTTCCAGAGGTTTTAAAGGCGCAGGACAGACCATCC
This window encodes:
- a CDS encoding N-acetyltransferase family protein, producing MKFIDCNYSEHSQEILEILNESIINSTALYDYRPRTIESIKEWFDSKEAKHYPVIGVVAGNGVLMGFATFGAFRNWPAYKYAVEHSVYVHKDHHKKGVASKLMAHLIKKAETLQYHTIIGGIDVENTASIKLHEKFGFKHVGTLEQVGFKFGRWLDLAFYQLILQTPAEPKEG
- a CDS encoding dienelactone hydrolase family protein; protein product: MNLIVVSDIFGKTESINKLTAQLSPFYSEVTVIDPYEGQNISFEKEEHAYRHFQQNCGIKKLTTLLEKEAINSKGKIDIIGFSVGGSSAWEISGKDISTNIRNVVSFYSSRIREKTNVSPKCSTSLIFPATEKSFDLEPVIQAVENKQNVEVIRTNYLHGFMNSESKNFSETGYKYFSDWLAKKAP
- a CDS encoding GNAT family N-acetyltransferase encodes the protein MSLLIQEIPTTDAPMKLLLLADPSEEKIRSYLPESKCFVAISSEIVMGACVVKPRGSGVHELMSIAVHPDYQQSGNGTALLKWVIDFFQRAGASQLEVGTGTFGYQLSFYQRQGFRVTSIDRDFFLENYDEPIFENGIQLMDMLRLTIRYSKDIV